The Plasmodium knowlesi strain H genome assembly, chromosome: 4 genome window below encodes:
- a CDS encoding ATP-dependent RNA helicase UAP56, putative, whose protein sequence is MATMDHSVQDELVDYEDDENILDAKDVKGNLDNSLLNNNNKGVNENGAMRGSYATVHTGGFKDFFLKPELLRAISESGFEHPSEVQQETIPAAITGTDILCQAKSGMGKTAVFVLSILQQLETNDEKDIKDEKEMNSSTSNNIGGGLTNGDGASKNKFVRCLGLAHTRELAYQIKNEFDRFSKYLKGVRCEVVYGGISMSKHIKMFKEESIPHIIIGTPGRILALIREKYLLTDKIQHFVLDECDKCLEKLDMRSDVQKIFISTPLKKQVMFFSATMAKEMRDVCKKFLQNPVEIFIDDEAKLKLHGLLQHYVKLQEKDKTRKLIEILDALEFNQVIIFVKSVTRAITLDKLLTECNFPSIAIHGGLDQQERIERYDKFKKFENRILVSTDLFGRGIDIERINIVINYDMPENSDSYLHRVGRAGRFGTKGLAVTFVSSQEDTLALNEVQTRFEVAISEMPNKIDCNEYINQ, encoded by the exons ATGGCCACCATGGACCACAGCGTGCAGGACGAACTTGTGGATTACGAAGATGACGAAAACATATTAGATGCCAAGGATGTCAAGGGCAATTTGGACAACAGTCTTttaaacaacaacaacaaggGGGTGAATGAAAATGGCGCCATGCGAGGCAGCTATGCCACGGTGCACACGGGAGGTTttaaggatttttttttgaagccgGAGTTGCTTAGGGCCATAAGCGAGAGCGGCTTCGAGCACCCTTCGGAGGTGCAGCAGGAAACCATCCCCGCGGCCATCACGG GTACCGACATCCTCTGCCAGGCGAAAAGTGGAATGGGTAAAACAGCCGTGTTTGTACTGTCCATCCTGCAGCAGCTGGAAACGAACGACGAAAAGGATATAAAGgatgagaaggaaatgaacaGCAGCACCAGCAACAACATCGGAGGAGGCCTAACGAACGGAGATGGCGCGtccaaaaataaattcgTCAGATGCCTCGGATTGGCACACACAAGAGAATTAGCTTATCAAATCAAAAACGAATTCGATCGATTTAGTAAATACCTAAAAGGAGTCCGATGTGAAGTGGTCTATGGAGGAATTTCAATGAGCAagcatataaaaatgtttaaggaagaaagcaTTCCCCATATTATTATAGGAACCCCAGGACGTATCCTGGCACTtataagagaaaaatatttattaacAGACAAAATACAACATTTTGTTCTGGATGAGTGTGATAAGTGTCTGGAAAAGCTGGACATGAGGAGTGATGTgcagaaaatttttatttctactcCTTTAAAGAAACAGGTTATGTTTTTCTCTGCTACTATGGCAAAAGAAATGAGAGatgtatgtaaaaaatttttacaaaaccCCGTGGAAATTTTTATTGATGATGAAGCCAAGTTGAAGCTGCACGGATTGCTACAACACTATGTGAAGTTACAAGAAAAGGACAAGACGAGAAAACTAATTGAAATTTTAGACGCCTTAGAATTTAACCaagttattatttttgtaaaatctGTCACAAGGGCTATCACCTTGGATAAATTGCTGACCGAATGCAACTTCCCTTCCATTGCCATCCATGGTGGCCTTGATCAACAGGAGAGAATTGAACGATACGATAAGTTTAAAAAGTTTGAAAATCGAATCTTAGTCTCCACTGATTTGTTTGGAAGAGGTATTGACATTGAGAGGATAAACATTGTCATTAATTATGACATGCCTGAAAATTCAGACTCTTATCTTCACAGAGTTGGTCGAGCTGGTCGATTTGGTACCAAGGGACTCGCCGTTACGTTCGTTTCTTCTCAAGAGGATACTTTAGCATTGAATGAGGTCCAGACCCGTTTTGAAGTTGCCATTTCGGAAATGCCAAACAAGATCGACTGTAATGAGTATATCAACCAGTAA
- a CDS encoding RING zinc finger protein, putative gives MKFGKNIRREMQNHPGMHYLGYKGLKKLIKQIRENRMEGEYTKRKQLNDQFEQLLHSDLENIERTFRKLFSEINGMKNEIEKKFASRIFNSEELKVNKKICSFDNLLEMLKEGGVVSEEVLDFCIRLSLLSNKCKVIRTYVVYNYVGLVKILKKRRKRCGIDGQGLSPLDHLTSTSDWRSDWRSDWTSDGASDLTAKAMSTSTSSTMSNTVADAVGNIVGTYSWCLSDELPQLITSVNIISDEFMEQLCNSGVRSEKYTCPICLCLIHDPVTLNSCFHSFCWNCLATAIQNYSIDKCPSCRTKIVYDRDSFKIDGILSQFLKKHFVSESAVEWDRNTSKDIPSGQDETYEEGPERDAYITQCVFQNEEEIVHAKKKRLIERCRKNGIDTQMWTCDPANAVKRNALPGRSFAEQDIAEQDMAAEDMAAPILPNDREDKPDEAREHFFPWHSLPDEGETDPWANFDEYLTVLNSVDKNVMEDKGRESDCCSDECRESAFPQSDTTKLGLKGGTPDASYRLVSDVISYTFS, from the coding sequence ATGAAGTTCGGAAAGAACATACGGAGGGAGATGCAGAACCACCCGGGGATGCACTACCTCGGTTACAAAGGACTAAAAAAGCTAATCAAACAAATTAGAGAAAATCGGATGGAAGGAGAGTACACCAAAAGGAAGCAACTGAATGACCAGTTCGAACAATTATTACATTCAGATTTGGAAAATATTGAAAGGACATttaggaaattattttctgaAATAAATGGCATGAAGAATGAAATTGAGAAGAAATTTGCTTCGCGCATTTTCAACAGTGAAGAGTTAaaagtgaataaaaaaatttgctcGTTTGATAATCTACTGGAGATGTTAAAGGAGGGGGGAGTGGTGTCTGAGGAGGTGCTGGACTTTTGCATCCGATTGAGTTTGCTCTCGAACAAGTGTAAAGTTATCCGTACGTACGTGGTATACAATTATGTGGGGCTGGTGAAGATTCTAAAGAAGAGGCGGAAGCGGTGCGGAATCGATGGACAGGGGCTTTCCCCGCTGGATCACCTTACCTCCACATCAGACTGGAGATCAGACTGGAGATCAGATTGGACATCAGATGGGGCGTCAGACCTCACAGCAAAGGCCATGTCAACAAGCACATCCAGCACCATGAGCAATACGGTGGCAGACGCAGTGGGTAACATTGTGGGCACCTACTCATGGTGCCTCTCCGATGAGCTTCCCCAACTAATCACTTCTGTGAATATCATCTCAGATGAGTTCATGGAGCAGCTGTGTAACTCTGGCGTGAGGTCGGAGAAGTACACATGCCCAATCTGCTTGTGTCTGATTCACGATCCCGTAACTTTAAATTCTTGCTTCCACTCCTTCTGCTGGAACTGTCTAGCCACAGCCATCCAAAACTACTCCATCGATAAATGCCCCTCGTGCAGAACAAAAATTGTCTACGATCGGGATTCTTTCAAAATAGATGGTATTTTGAGCCAGTTTTTGAAGAAGCACTTTGTGAGCGAGTCAGCTGTGGAGTGGGACCGCAACACATCTAAGGATATTCCATCTGGTCAAGACGAGACATACGAAGAAGGACCAGAACGAGATGCATACATCACTCAATGTGTCtttcaaaatgaagaggaaatcgtgcatgcaaagaaaaaaaggctaaTCGAGAGATGTAGGAAGAATGGAATCGATACGCAAATGTGGACATGTGACCCAGCGAATGCAGTGAAAAGAAATGCACTTCCCGGGAGATCCTTCGCTGAACAGGATATCGCTGAACAGGATATGGCTGCTGAGGATATGGCTGCCCCTATTTTACCGAACGACAGAGAAGACAAACCTGATGAGGCTAGAGAGCATTTCTTCCCGTGGCACTCCCTCCCCGATGAAGGCGAAACGGATCCCTGGGCAAATTTTGATGAGTACCTGACCGTTTTGAATAGCGTCGATAAGAATGTGATGGAGGACAAGGGGCGGGAGAGTGACTGTTGCAGTGATGAATGTCGGGAAAGCGCTTTCCCCCAGTCGGACACGACAAAGTTGGGGCTCAAGGGGGGTACCCCGGATGCATCATACCGTCTGGTCAGCGACGTCATTAGCTACACCTTTAGTTAA
- a CDS encoding transporter, putative — MFSKVKSSFSRSSNDLSEGEDRNGDGLGNPEKITMKKVRVVLYDEAITYSENNTYYKMSNVYNCNNMDSYIDYVKRSNYTRSYEQEMIYNEALSLYNNRNKYIRKKYQNNFYVNIKRNLRRGRYFGDDNDDLQGVEAGTENNLKGTPQPMDYTHERNLNEYLYREKKKEQAILFRKKYMKLFAEGRFSGKGPKDAQHRRKILLEGLTNNNITVGTVKKNDSLFSQKGTDSGLPVPAPVDISPGGNRSKTNILSDLRDLNSMSDSSNLLEEEEETNFLEQLIKLRYTPEYISQLSDLFENPRTLKKANIKVLKWLDYQLSKGYWLERLSLFLLGLTIAIGVGNIETFWSLMSTWHGVIFVLPYIICYCFVSHPILTFELYVGQLIRTSSPFIFYRLLKQCASVGFLMVLTCLINGYINTYRTAAEYFIYLINSFKKDLPWKLSNSEINFCTSIRNDFIKCHKYRPLCFYSKSISSCVPNSLGKAFLIYQNKFFPHNFFYDRLLHINSSENFAHIFSDGISYIDKDTFIFLFVCNFFVTIFQLLGLTNFAFSSALVLLLIGFLSITQFATMFNLTSATQAYVYVLKSWKFSYLYTYSSIWSQCVSFSLYELSIGMGIYASLATKTRIGTNLAFDGYAITTWNSIISSLMFFSAVSVIGFIANSINTNFVDMLEFSRKDCSFILFPVGFTYLQKMEKTLCMLYYGSYTILSCASLAIQCEVLVMTIRNFKFSKNIQKRTIILTLSLFFFLSSFFISNKDTKNILWFLSLTISENARVFVSLLICIILGWLYNIDFQCRHLTRKSVLSFNLTYWTLNLSISILFNYLPYHVYVLYIVRVGIFAISTLVAMCVFKKEINTKKGKKKKELNNLTYKEILYILYIGNIEQLRKELQRIISGNVFMGSISMAWSVCIKYIGTSILLSAFIEFADGVFYSNELKEKMKLIPQGWVIFAILFWVFTLLLLVLFPLFVTAFEKWCAHEECFADFSLLPSKPLREIHNFSILSYFWEFTGTETKKRKRHSPMVAME, encoded by the exons ATGTTCTCCAAAGTTAAGTCCAGTTTCAGCAGAAGCAGTAATGACCTGTCCGAGGGGGAGGACAGAAATGGAGATGGTTTGGGGAATCCGGAAAAGATAACTATGAAGAAAGTGCGGGTCGTGCTATACGACGAGGCGATAACATATAGCGAAAATAACACCTACTACAAAATGTCTAACGTATACAACTGCAACAATATGGATTCCTACATCGATTATGTGAAGAGGTCGAACTACACGAGGAGTTATGAACAGGAGATGATTTACAACGAGGCCCTCAGCCTGTACAACAACCGAAACAAGTACATTCGGAAGAAGTATCAAAATAACTTTTACgttaatataaaaaggaacttgCGGCGGGGGAGGTACTTCGGAGATGACAACGACGATCTACAGGGGGTAGAGGCGGGTACAGAGAATAACCTAAAGGGAACGCCCCAACCTATGGATTACACACATGAAAGGAACCTGAACGAGTACCTCTAccgggaaaagaaaaaagagcaagCAATTCTGTTTAGGAAAAAGTACATGAAGTTGTTTGCAGAGGGGAGATTCAGTGGAAAGGGGCCCAAAGACGCACAACACAGGAGAAAAATTCTCCTGGAAGGATTAACCAACAACAACATTACAGTAGgtacagtaaaaaaaaatgacagcTTGTTTTCTCAAAAGGGAACAGACAGTGGTCTTCCCGTACCAGCCCCTGTAGATATTTCTCCCGGGGGAAATAGATCCAAAACAAATATATTAAGCGATTTGCGGGATCTAAATAGCATGAGTGATTCAAGCAATTTGttagaagaagaggaagaaactAACTTTCTAGAACAACTAATTAAATTAAGGTATACCCCAGAGTATATATCTCAATTAAGTGATTTATTTGAAAACCCAAGGACATTGAAGAAAGCTAATATTAAAGTGTTGAAATGGTTGGATTATCAATTAAGTAAAGGATACTGGTTGGAAAGGCTTTCCTTATTCCTTCTCGGTTTAACCATAGCCATTGGCGTTGGGAATATAGAAACTTTTTGGTCATTGATGTCTACCTGGCATGGAGTTATATTTGTTCTcccatatattatatgttaTTGTTTTGTTTCTCATCCTATCCTTACATTCGAGTTGTACGTAGGACAGCTGATTCGGACATCGTCTCCCTTTATCTTCTATAGACTACTAAAACAGTGCGCATCTGTTGGATTCCTAATGGTTCTAACGTGTCTCATAAATGGCTACATAAATACTTACAGAACCGCTGCAGAGTATTTCATCTATTTAATTAATTCATTTAAGAAGGATCTTCCATGGAAGCTAAGCAACAGCGAAATAAATTTCTGTACTAGTATTAGAAATGATTTCATAAAATGCCATAAGTACAGACCACTCTGCTTTTACTCTAAATCCATTTCCTCCTGTGTCCCAAACAGTTTAGGAAAAGCCTTCCTAATATATCAgaacaaattttttccacacaactttttttatgatagATTACTTCACATTAATAGTAGTGAGAATTTCGCCCATATATTTTCTGATGGAATATCATACATCGATAAGGATACttttatctttctttttgtgtGTAACTTTTTTGTTACAATTTTTCAGCTTCTGGGATTAACGAACTTTGCCTTTTCCTCTGCCCTTGTTCTACTACTCATCGGATTTCTCTCCATCACGCAATTCGCCACCATGTTCAACTTGACGAGCGCCACGCAGGCCTACGTTTACGTTCTCA AGTCCTGGAAGTTCTCCTATCTGTACACCTACTCCTCCATCTGGTCCCAGTGCGTTTCCTTCTCGCTGTACGAGCTGTCTATCGGGATGGGCATCTACGCCTCCCTCGCGACGAAAACCAG AATCGGAACCAACTTGGCCTTCGACGGATATGCCATCACCACGTGGAATTCCATCATCTCCTCCCTCATGTTCTTCTCAGCAG TTTCTGTCATCGGCTTCATCGCAAACAGCATCAACACCAACTTCGTGGACATGCTGGAATTTTCGAGGAAGGATTGCTCCTTTATTCTCTTCCCCGTGGGGTTTACGTACCTGCAGAAGatggag AAAACCCTGTGCATGCTGTACTACGGGTCTTACACCATCCTGTCATGTGCCTCGCTAGCTATACAGTGTGAAGTCCTAGTGATGACAATACGAAACTTCAAATTTTCCAAGAACATTCAGAAGCGAACCATCATTTTAACTCTCtccttgttcttcttcttgtctTCTTTCTTCATCTCCAACAAGGATACAAAAAACATCCTATGgtttttgtcccttactataTCGGAAAATGCCCGAGTCTTCGTCTCTCTCTTAATATGCATCATTCTCGGTTGGCTCTACAACATCGACTTTCAGTGTCGCCATCTAACCAGGAAGA GCGTACTCTCATTCAACTTGACCTACTGGACATTGAATTTATCCATCAGCATCCTCTTTAACTACCTCCCCTACCATGTGTACGTACTGTACATTGTGAGGGTAGGAATATTCGCCATAAGTACCCTGGTTGCCATGTGCGTCttcaagaaggaaataaatacgaagaaggggaagaagaagaaagagttGAACAATCTTACTTACAag GAAATTCTGTACATCCTCTACATCGGGAACATCGAACAACTACGGAAGGAGCTACAACGAATCATTAGCGGGAATGTGTTCATGGGGAGTATTTCTATGGCTTGGTCTGTGTGCATAAAGTACATCGGGACGTCCATTTTGCTTTCTGCCTTTATTGAATTTGCCGACGGGGTGTTCTATAGCAACGAGTTGAAGGAGAAGATGAAGCTCATTCCCCAGGGGTGGGTTATCTTTGCCATTCTCTTCTGGGTGTTCACATTGCTTCTATTGGTCCTCTTCCCGCTGTTTGTCACG GCTTTCGAAAAGTGGTGCGCCCATGAGGAATGCTTCGCGGATTTTTCTCTGCTGCCCTCGAAGCCCCTCAGGGAGATCCACAACTTCAGTATCCTCTCCTACTTCTGGGAATTTACTGGCacggaaacaaaaaaaaggaagaggcaCTCCCCGATGGTTGCCATGGAGTAG
- a CDS encoding 2C-methyl-D-erythritol 2,4-cyclodiphosphate synthase, putative gives MLPIRYTYAVLLPYVIIILLASSDGGREKRGVQKELARRHSFLGPGIKIREVKIHGQWKKKKKKLESKLDVKLKFTLKSTPTSNQELPFPYDSVRIGQGYDIHQIRVSTPEDITVDSSADANKQNFKRLTIGGVQVDTISVLSHSDGDVIYHALVDALLGGMNCLDLGTLFPDGSEKYKNKKSISFLRYARLLLYKKNYAIANLDIIVIAEIPKISPIREEIVRNISSALGISESQVSLKGKTHEKLGPIGQKKAIECFANALLIRKKSEKI, from the exons ATGTTACCGATACGTTACACCTATGCAGTGCTACTTCCCTACGTGATTATCATTCTGCTAGCTTCATCAGAcggagggagagaaaaaagaggtgtCCAGAAGGAACTCGCCAGAAGGCACTCCTTTCTTGGTCCAGGTATAAAAATACGTGAAGTGAAGATACACGggcagtggaaaaaaaaaaaaaaaaaactggaatCAAAGTTGGACGTAAAATTGAAATTCACCTTAAAATCGACGCCAACGTCTAATCAAGAACTACCCTTCCCGTACGACAGTGTGAGAATAGGCCAGGGCTATGACATTCACCAGATACGGGTCAGCACCCCGGAAGACATCACCGTGGATTCCTCTGCTGATGCCAACAAGCAGAACTTCAAAAGGCTAACCATCGGGGGGGTGCAGGTGGATACAATTTCCGTCCTGTCGCACAGCGATGGGGACGTAATTTATCACGCATTAGTAGATGCCCTACTTGGAGGTATGAATTGTTTGGACCTAGGAACCCTCTTTCCTGATGGAtcggaaaaatataaaaataaaaagtcaatttcctttttaagatATGCCAGACTACTTTTgtataaaaagaattatGCCATTGCAAATTTAGACATCATCGTCATTGCGGAAATTCCCAAAATAAGTCCAATACGAGAGGAAATTGTTCGAAACATATCTTCTGCTCTGGGCATCTCGGAGTCGCAGGTCTCCCTCAAAG GAAAAACACACGAAAAGCTCGGCCCCATCGGACAGAAAAAGGCAATCGAGTGCTTCGCAAATGCGCTCTTAATTCgaaaaaaatcagaaaaaatctga
- a CDS encoding patatin-like phospholipase 1, putative, producing MNDEEERIYMYSDIFSHGLSGEEHSDDTGEREKKKTQKKKKNLKDNNIKNGENEYSKLRAENSTILNNYFDVEPIKSFSPQVVNASLHSDFLQFPQNNEHTLNIFDGELTQHKHSVQLRKPGFYCIYVENSNNSKWDSIYFGLSKMQVEVNYKLIPQNEENATQGKAQERNKEAFRGKPQRKKSPSANQKEEEGDLSDDVPDDDNDDDHQDDDVEKEGEESDVDVEEEKGEKREPMTMEKENLNDEISRICNFNFDQTDILFQDSKEIKNTKHMNNIKGRNKNCYNNLRVKNKKKESALFEENKTNTESFSCTFHNENQIRVSSKKKKYVYLYNNSANSMLHLNVSTCMSLGMTIECRYGLLYCGKYNQIPQDPYTPFRKRVSILSLDGGGILAMSTLIVLNRIENEIRKVIGNDDVKLIDCFDMVCGTSAGGLISLALLKQMGLRDVTNLLPSTMQKIFVGNRNIISGILFEGYDINNVKDLFMEKLGTMIMSSYKKVYCFVTATDVKHNPYKLFLLRNYTHKYNAINGESYEGINKFPLWLAAWATASAPTYLKGPSSEDMKDLGFHIKPEIHLVDGALKASNPALIALEECARLNNKNLSSFIKEDLDTIVSIGTGKSPTKLTQSAASGKSASTFEIIINSAHLLTRANETHREVLQWLSDRENTYFRFNVPNIGDINIDSQDVRDFDIIAKATRDYLFDEKFYEIKRLAHKLANNYMRSRYL from the exons ATGaacgatgaagaggaacGGATCTACATGTATTCTGATATTTTCTCGCATGGACTGAGTGGAGAAGAACACAGCGACGATACAGgcgagagggaaaaaaagaagacccaaaaaaaaaaaaaaaatcttaagGATAATAACATaaagaatggagaaaatgaataCAGTAAACTTCGGGCAGAAAACTCAACCATTTTAAATAACTACTTTGATGTAGAACCCATAAAAAGTTTTAGCCCTCAGGTGGTTAATGCGTCCTTGCACAGTGACTTCTTGCAATTTCCACAGAACAACGAACACACGCTGAATATCTTCGATGGAGAACTCACCCAGCATAAGCACTCCGTTCAGTTGCGCAAGCCTGGGTTCTACTGCATCTACGTGGAAAATAGCAACAAT AGCAAATGGGATAGCATCTACTTTGGGTTGTCCAAGATGCAGGTGGAAGTGAACTACAAACTGATCCCGCAGAATGAGGAAAATGCCACTCAGGGGAAGGCTCaggaaaggaacaaagaGGCCTTTCGAGGGAAACCCCAACGGAAGAAAAGCCCATCGGCTAaccagaaggaggaggaaggggaCCTCTCTGACGATGTGCCCGATGACGATAACGATGATGACCATCAGGATGACGacgtggaaaaggaaggagaggaaagCGATGTAGacgtggaggaagaaaaaggtgaaaaaagagAACCAATGAcaatggagaaggaaaacctGAATGATGAAATTAGCAGAATCTGTAATTTCAATTTTGATCAGAcagatattttatttcaagattccaaagaaataaaaaacacaAAACATATGAATAACATTAAGGGGAGAAACAAAAACTGTTATAATAACCTGagggtgaaaaataaaaaaaaggagtctGCTTTGTTTGAAGAGAATAAAACGAATACGGAAAGCTTTTCTTGCACTTTCCACAATGAAAATCAGATAAGGGTTTCttcgaaaaagaagaaatacgTTTATCTGTACAATAACAGTGCCAATAGTATGCTACACTTGAATGTGAGCACTTGCATGTCCCTGGGCATGACCATCGAGTGTCGGTACGGGTTGCTTTACTGTGGCAAGTACAACCAGATCCCGCAGGATCCTTACACTCCGTTTAGGAAACG CGTTTCCATACTGTCCCTGGACGGAGGAGGCATCCTAGCCATGTCCACGCTAATCGTGTTGAATAGAATCGAAAATGAAATCAGGAAGGTGATTGGCAACGACGACGTGAAATTGATCGATTGTTTCGACATGGTCTGTGGAACGAGTGCAGGTGGACTGATTTCCTTGGCTCTTCTAAAACAGATGGGCCTCCGAGATGTGACCAATCTATTACCAAGTAccatgcaaaaaatatttgtaggAAATAGGAACATAATTTCTGGAATCCTATTCGAAGGTTACGACATTAATAATGTTAAAGATTTATTTATGGAAAAACTAGGAACGATGATTATGTCATCATATAAGAAAGTGTATTGTTTCGTGACAGCAACTGATGTGAAGCACAACCCATATAAGTTGTTCCTCCTGAGGAACTACACTCATAAGTACAATGCAATAAATGGAGAATCTTACGAAGGGATCAATAAATTTCCATTATGGCTAGCTGCATGGGCAACTGCATCTGCCCCAACGTATTTGAAAGGACCCAGTTCTGAGGATATGAAAGATCTAGGGTTCCATATAAAACCAGAAATACACCTGGTAGATGGAGCGTTGAAGGCGAGCAACCCTGCACTTATCGCATTGGAAGAATGTGCCAGACTGAACAACAAAaatctttcttcctttattaaGGAAGACCTAGATACAATCGTTTCTATAGGGACAGGAAAATCTCCAACCAAATTAACACAATCAGCAGCTAGTGGGAAATCTGCCTCCACATTtgaaataataattaattcGGCTCATCTACTAACAAGAGCAAATGAAACACATCGAGAAGTTTTGCAGTGGCTCTCCGACAGAGAGAATACCTACTTCCGATTTAACGTTCCCAATATTGGGGATATAAATATTGATAGCCAAGATGTTCGTGATTTTGATATCATCGCCAAGGCCACGCGGGACTACCTCTTCGATGAAAAATTCTACGAGATAAAACGCTTGGCGCATAAATTAGCTAACAACTACATGCGCTCCAGGTATCTGTAG